Proteins from one Amycolatopsis benzoatilytica AK 16/65 genomic window:
- the thrS gene encoding threonine--tRNA ligase, with protein sequence MSQPSSAAAVPAPRVVVPAGTTAGAAVREAGLPTKGPDTIVVVRDADGKLRDLAWAPEAEAQVEAVAANTDDGRSVIRHSAAHVLAQAVQEEFPDAKLGIGPPVRDGFYYDFAVEKPFTPEDLQKLEKRMKQIVKGAQQFSRRVFESTEEAKQELANEPFKLELVDLKSDVDTTEVMEVGGGELTIYDNLDPRTKERVWSDLCRGPHVPTTKFIPVFKLTRVAAAYWRGSEKNPQLQRIYGTAWESAEAQDAYLERIAEAERRDHRKLGAELDLFSFPEEIGSGLPVFHPKGGIIRRELENYSRRRHEEAGYEFVNTPHISKGELFHTSGHLPYYADTMFPPVQFEDEDYYLKAMNCPMHNLIFRSRGRSYRELPLRLFEFGTVYRYEKSGVVHGLTRVRGLTMDDSHIYCTKEQMPSELRSLLKFVLDLLADYGLSDFYLELSTRDDSDKFIGEAWEWEEATETLRQAAIDSGLELVPDPGGAAFYGPKISVQAKDAIGRTWQMSTIQLDFNQNKRFELEYTAPDGSRQRPVMIHRALFGSIERFFGVLTEHYAGAFPAWLSPVQVVGIPITSEQVEFLSGVEKALRDKGVRVEIDASDDRMQKKIRTHTTQKVPFLLLAGAKDAEAGAVSFRFRDGGQINGVPVEQAVEAIAEWVARRENASPSAQAVEKILQ encoded by the coding sequence GTGTCCCAACCGTCGTCAGCTGCCGCCGTACCCGCCCCGCGCGTGGTGGTGCCGGCGGGCACTACGGCGGGCGCCGCGGTGCGCGAGGCCGGACTGCCCACCAAAGGCCCGGACACGATCGTCGTCGTCCGTGACGCCGACGGGAAGCTGCGCGACCTCGCCTGGGCCCCGGAAGCCGAGGCGCAGGTGGAAGCGGTCGCGGCGAACACCGACGACGGCCGCAGCGTGATCCGGCACTCCGCCGCGCACGTGCTGGCCCAGGCGGTGCAGGAGGAGTTCCCGGACGCCAAGCTCGGCATCGGCCCGCCGGTCCGCGACGGCTTCTACTACGACTTCGCGGTCGAAAAGCCGTTCACGCCCGAGGATCTGCAGAAGCTCGAGAAGCGGATGAAGCAGATCGTCAAGGGCGCGCAGCAGTTCTCTCGCCGCGTCTTCGAGAGCACCGAAGAAGCGAAGCAGGAACTGGCGAACGAGCCGTTCAAGCTCGAGCTGGTGGACCTCAAGTCCGATGTGGACACCACCGAGGTGATGGAGGTGGGCGGCGGCGAGCTGACCATCTACGACAATCTCGACCCGCGCACCAAGGAGCGCGTGTGGAGCGACCTCTGCCGGGGCCCGCACGTGCCCACCACCAAGTTCATCCCGGTCTTCAAGCTCACCCGCGTCGCCGCCGCCTACTGGCGCGGCAGCGAGAAGAACCCGCAGCTGCAGCGGATCTACGGCACCGCATGGGAATCCGCCGAGGCGCAGGACGCCTACCTGGAGCGGATCGCCGAGGCCGAGCGCCGCGACCACCGCAAGCTCGGCGCCGAGCTGGACCTGTTCTCCTTCCCCGAGGAGATCGGCTCCGGTCTGCCGGTGTTCCACCCGAAGGGCGGCATCATCCGCCGCGAGCTGGAGAACTACTCGCGCCGTCGGCACGAGGAAGCCGGCTACGAGTTCGTGAACACGCCGCACATCTCCAAGGGCGAGCTGTTCCACACCTCCGGGCACCTGCCCTACTACGCCGACACCATGTTCCCGCCGGTGCAGTTCGAGGACGAGGACTACTACCTCAAGGCCATGAACTGCCCGATGCACAACCTGATCTTCCGCTCGCGCGGCCGGTCCTACCGCGAGCTGCCGCTGCGGCTGTTCGAGTTCGGCACCGTCTACCGCTACGAGAAGTCCGGCGTGGTGCACGGCCTCACCCGGGTGCGCGGGCTGACCATGGACGACTCGCACATCTACTGCACCAAGGAGCAGATGCCGTCCGAGCTGCGGTCGCTGCTCAAGTTCGTGCTGGACCTGCTCGCCGACTACGGCCTGTCCGACTTCTATCTCGAGCTGTCCACCCGCGACGACTCGGACAAGTTCATCGGCGAGGCATGGGAGTGGGAGGAGGCCACCGAGACACTGCGGCAGGCGGCGATCGACTCCGGTCTCGAGCTGGTCCCGGACCCGGGCGGCGCGGCGTTCTACGGCCCGAAGATCTCCGTGCAGGCCAAGGACGCCATCGGCCGCACCTGGCAGATGTCGACCATCCAGCTGGACTTCAACCAGAACAAGCGGTTCGAACTGGAGTACACCGCCCCGGACGGGTCCCGGCAGCGGCCGGTGATGATCCACCGCGCCCTGTTCGGCTCGATCGAGCGGTTCTTCGGCGTGCTGACCGAGCACTACGCGGGCGCGTTCCCGGCCTGGCTTTCGCCGGTGCAGGTGGTCGGCATCCCGATCACCTCCGAGCAGGTCGAGTTCCTCTCCGGGGTGGAGAAGGCGCTGCGCGACAAGGGCGTCCGCGTCGAGATCGACGCGAGCGACGACCGGATGCAGAAGAAGATCCGCACCCACACCACGCAGAAGGTGCCGTTCCTGCTGCTGGCCGGCGCGAAGGACGCGGAGGCCGGCGCGGTGTCGTTCCGGTTCCGCGACGGCGGGCAGATCAACGGCGTGCCGGTCGAGCAGGCGGTCGAGGCGATCGCCGAATGGGTCGCCCGGCGGGAGAACGCGTCGCCCTCGGCCCAGGCCGTGGAGAAGATCCTGCAGTGA
- a CDS encoding malonic semialdehyde reductase, which yields MTTFVESAKQLQVPAEVQDLLFREARTANSFSSEPVTDEQVRAIYDLVKWAPTSMNTQPLRALVLRSDEARERLLPHLMEGNRAKTESAPLTVILAADVDFHENIPQVFPHNPGVKDMFSDESGRVEFSKLNSLLQVGYFIIGVRAAGLAAGPMTGFDAEGVDKEFFADSNWRSLVVVNVGKPGENPWFDRLPRLDFEQVVETL from the coding sequence ATGACTACTTTCGTTGAGTCCGCGAAGCAGCTGCAGGTGCCCGCCGAGGTGCAGGATCTGCTTTTCCGCGAGGCACGGACCGCTAACAGCTTCAGCTCCGAGCCGGTGACCGACGAGCAGGTCCGGGCGATCTACGACCTGGTCAAGTGGGCGCCGACCTCGATGAACACCCAGCCGCTGCGCGCTCTGGTGCTGCGCAGCGACGAGGCCCGCGAGCGCCTGCTCCCGCACCTGATGGAGGGCAACCGCGCCAAGACCGAGAGCGCGCCGCTGACCGTCATCCTGGCCGCGGACGTCGACTTCCACGAGAACATCCCGCAGGTCTTCCCGCACAACCCGGGCGTCAAGGACATGTTCTCCGACGAGTCCGGCCGCGTCGAGTTCTCCAAGCTGAACTCGCTGCTGCAGGTCGGCTACTTCATCATCGGCGTGCGCGCCGCCGGGCTGGCCGCCGGCCCGATGACCGGCTTCGACGCCGAGGGCGTCGACAAGGAGTTCTTCGCCGACAGCAACTGGCGCTCGCTGGTCGTGGTCAACGTCGGCAAGCCGGGCGAGAACCCGTGGTTCGACCGCCTGCCCCGGCTCGACTTCGAGCAGGTCGTCGAGACCCTCTGA
- a CDS encoding sugar transferase, with protein MEEPVRPLAADGISLPRFELKAVPAPPSADAALPEETAGPAETAAVSPKSHAPEWEKRYRLTVVAADLVAACLVIAISAFVIDRLAPHDMHAFGTALAVLCSLPVSRAWSPRVLGEGPEEYRTLGRGLITAAVLVALGGLLFGALEVQPWVFFVVPAVALVLFPQRYVLRQILHRKRRRGLCLLPVMAAGSAETVADLIERTRKEAHVGWRVEAVCTSSGHGEIKGVPVVGRLEELSRHVRRGGYRVVAITADQYWNPQRLQRLAWDLEGTSSEMVVAPVLMEVAGPRLNVSGVLGMPLLRVTAPAFTGGRRLVKEVVDRCGAAVLLTLFLPLLLSIAVAVKAGDRGPVVYRQRRIGKDGEAFTMLKFRTMVVDAHLARCDLEAANEGAGPLFKMKHDPRVTKVGALLRRYSLDELPQLFNVVAGRMSLVGPRPPLPEETAKYVPAARRRLLVKPGLTGLWQVSGRSDLSWEDSIRLDLRYVEDWSLALDMVILWKTFRAVLAGKGAY; from the coding sequence ATGGAAGAACCGGTGCGGCCGTTGGCCGCGGACGGCATTTCGCTGCCGCGGTTCGAGCTGAAGGCGGTGCCTGCTCCGCCCTCGGCCGACGCGGCGCTGCCCGAGGAAACTGCCGGTCCGGCCGAAACCGCCGCCGTGTCGCCGAAATCGCACGCGCCGGAATGGGAGAAGCGCTACCGGCTCACCGTCGTCGCGGCCGACCTCGTGGCCGCCTGCCTGGTCATCGCGATCAGCGCGTTCGTCATCGACCGGCTGGCGCCGCACGACATGCACGCGTTCGGGACGGCGCTCGCGGTGCTGTGCTCGCTGCCGGTGAGCCGGGCCTGGAGCCCGCGAGTGCTGGGCGAAGGACCGGAGGAATACCGCACGCTCGGCCGCGGCCTGATTACCGCCGCGGTTCTCGTCGCGCTGGGCGGACTGCTTTTCGGGGCGCTCGAAGTGCAGCCGTGGGTCTTTTTCGTCGTGCCGGCCGTCGCATTGGTGCTGTTCCCGCAGCGGTATGTCCTGCGCCAGATTCTGCACCGGAAACGGCGGCGCGGGCTGTGCCTGCTGCCGGTGATGGCCGCGGGCAGCGCGGAAACCGTCGCCGACCTGATCGAGCGCACCCGGAAGGAAGCGCACGTCGGCTGGCGGGTGGAAGCGGTCTGCACCTCGAGCGGGCACGGCGAGATCAAGGGAGTCCCGGTCGTCGGACGGCTGGAGGAGCTGTCCCGGCACGTGCGGCGCGGCGGCTACCGCGTCGTGGCCATCACCGCCGACCAGTACTGGAACCCGCAGCGGCTGCAGCGGCTCGCCTGGGACCTGGAGGGGACGTCCTCGGAGATGGTCGTCGCGCCGGTGCTGATGGAGGTGGCCGGGCCGCGGCTGAACGTCAGCGGAGTGCTCGGGATGCCGCTGCTGCGGGTCACCGCGCCCGCGTTCACCGGCGGGCGGCGGCTGGTCAAGGAGGTCGTCGACCGGTGCGGTGCGGCGGTCCTGCTGACGCTGTTCCTTCCGCTGCTGCTCTCGATCGCGGTCGCGGTGAAGGCGGGGGATCGCGGGCCGGTGGTCTACCGGCAGCGCCGCATCGGCAAGGACGGCGAAGCGTTCACCATGCTGAAGTTCCGCACCATGGTGGTGGACGCGCACCTCGCCCGGTGCGACCTGGAGGCGGCGAACGAGGGTGCCGGGCCGCTGTTCAAAATGAAGCACGACCCGCGGGTGACCAAGGTGGGCGCTCTGCTGCGCCGGTATTCGCTGGACGAGCTGCCGCAGTTGTTCAACGTCGTCGCCGGGCGGATGTCGCTGGTCGGGCCTCGGCCGCCGCTGCCGGAGGAGACCGCGAAGTACGTGCCGGCCGCGCGCCGGCGGCTGCTGGTGAAGCCCGGGCTCACCGGGCTGTGGCAGGTCAGCGGCCGCAGCGATCTGTCGTGGGAGGACAGCATCCGCCTCGACCTGCGCTACGTCGAGGACTGGTCGCTGGCGCTCGACATGGTGATCCTCTGGAAGACCTTCCGTGCCGTGCTGGCCGGGAAAGGCGCCTACTGA
- a CDS encoding hemerythrin domain-containing protein, which yields MHDWLRAELKAVRAQADAIVGGAGVAISRPAPDLAQQLRMRCAGFCTALSRRHHGGEDAVVFPQLAEQFPALGPTLAQLAEQHQAVARLQRSIQQLVDGFVPGESDPERLRSDLDRLAGELEAHFDFEERAVVTALNATAAAPPIA from the coding sequence GTGCACGATTGGCTGCGCGCCGAGCTGAAGGCGGTGCGGGCGCAGGCGGACGCGATCGTCGGCGGTGCCGGGGTCGCGATCTCCCGGCCGGCGCCGGACTTGGCCCAGCAGCTGCGCATGCGGTGCGCCGGCTTCTGTACCGCGTTGAGCCGCCGGCATCACGGCGGCGAGGACGCGGTGGTGTTCCCGCAGTTGGCCGAGCAGTTCCCGGCGCTCGGGCCGACCCTCGCGCAGCTGGCCGAGCAGCACCAGGCCGTCGCGCGGCTGCAGCGTTCGATCCAGCAGCTGGTCGACGGGTTCGTTCCGGGCGAATCCGATCCGGAGCGGCTGCGGTCGGACCTGGACCGGCTCGCGGGCGAGCTGGAGGCGCACTTCGACTTCGAAGAGCGAGCCGTTGTTACTGCGCTCAACGCGACCGCGGCTGCTCCGCCGATCGCGTGA
- a CDS encoding nitroreductase family deazaflavin-dependent oxidoreductase produces the protein MSNAHNTGHDAFQRRLIAEFRASGGALTGRFEGWSLTVLTTVGARTGRDRETLLGYLEIGGKGVVVASANGADRNPGWYHNIRKNPIVTVETGAEKYRAIAAVPQGKDYAELFAQVVAEAPGYGDYQAKTTRRIPVVVLHRIDPRAGEERVKGMGGGTGSSRCTIGCAPS, from the coding sequence ATGAGCAATGCGCACAACACCGGCCACGACGCCTTCCAACGACGGCTGATCGCCGAGTTCCGGGCCAGCGGCGGAGCGCTGACCGGCAGGTTCGAGGGCTGGTCGCTGACCGTTCTCACCACTGTGGGAGCCCGGACCGGACGGGACCGGGAAACACTGCTCGGCTATCTGGAAATCGGCGGCAAGGGCGTCGTCGTCGCCTCGGCGAACGGTGCGGACCGCAATCCCGGCTGGTATCACAACATCCGGAAGAATCCGATCGTGACCGTCGAGACCGGCGCTGAAAAGTATCGAGCCATCGCGGCCGTTCCGCAAGGGAAGGACTATGCGGAGCTGTTCGCGCAAGTGGTCGCGGAAGCTCCCGGATACGGCGATTACCAAGCGAAGACGACCCGGCGAATCCCCGTCGTCGTGCTGCACCGGATCGACCCGCGCGCCGGAGAAGAACGCGTCAAGGGGATGGGGGGGGGGACTGGCTCGTCGAGGTGCACGATTGGCTGCGCGCCGAGCTGA
- a CDS encoding MmcQ/YjbR family DNA-binding protein, protein MVTVEDVRALASPLPRSEEHLVRDQVKFRVGRLVYLALSRDETTLGFAYPKEHRAGLVAAEPRKFQLPRESDLRFNWVHASLSELDADELAELVINAWTMCVPKKVAAAYLGAG, encoded by the coding sequence GTGGTCACCGTCGAGGATGTTCGCGCGCTCGCTTCGCCGTTGCCCCGCAGCGAGGAGCACCTCGTGCGGGACCAGGTGAAATTCCGGGTCGGCCGGCTGGTCTACCTCGCCTTGTCGCGAGACGAGACGACGCTGGGGTTCGCGTATCCCAAGGAGCATCGCGCCGGGCTGGTCGCTGCCGAGCCGCGCAAGTTCCAGCTGCCCCGGGAATCTGACCTGAGGTTCAACTGGGTGCACGCGAGCCTGAGCGAGCTCGACGCCGACGAACTCGCCGAACTGGTGATCAACGCTTGGACTATGTGCGTGCCCAAGAAGGTCGCCGCGGCCTACCTCGGCGCCGGCTGA
- a CDS encoding EamA family transporter produces the protein MTTTDLPAPAAPAAASSPGVAGRTVLTAFAPAVWGTTYLVTTELLPQGHPLFAGLLRALPAGLLLLLIFRRLPRGVWWWRALVLGALNIGFFFPLLFTAAERLPGGVAATIGAIQPLLVIALALPLLGERPAAAKIAWALAGVAGVALVVLGPGAALDPLGLLAGAGSALSMATGVVLTRRWGRPAGVSSSVLVSWLLTAGGLVLLPMTFSIEGAPPAIGGAAAGGYLWLGLIGGLGAYLLWFRGLGTLPVTSAALLGLLSPIVAAVLGWLVLGQALRPLQLLGFALALAAIVGGQLAGRIRRRA, from the coding sequence ATGACCACGACTGACCTTCCGGCCCCGGCAGCGCCGGCCGCCGCTTCCTCTCCCGGGGTCGCCGGGCGCACCGTGCTGACCGCGTTCGCGCCGGCGGTGTGGGGCACGACCTATCTCGTCACCACCGAGTTGCTTCCGCAGGGCCACCCGCTCTTCGCCGGCTTGCTCCGCGCGCTGCCCGCCGGGCTGCTCCTGCTTCTGATCTTCCGCCGGCTGCCGCGCGGCGTGTGGTGGTGGCGCGCGCTGGTCCTGGGCGCGCTCAACATCGGCTTCTTCTTCCCCCTCCTGTTCACCGCGGCGGAACGGTTGCCCGGTGGCGTAGCGGCGACGATCGGCGCGATCCAGCCGCTGCTGGTGATCGCGCTCGCGCTGCCGTTGCTGGGGGAGCGGCCCGCGGCAGCGAAGATCGCGTGGGCGCTTGCCGGAGTCGCGGGCGTCGCGCTGGTGGTCCTCGGTCCGGGTGCGGCACTCGATCCGCTCGGGCTGCTCGCGGGCGCGGGCAGTGCACTGTCGATGGCGACCGGAGTGGTGCTGACCCGGCGCTGGGGCCGTCCGGCAGGCGTCAGTTCGTCGGTGTTGGTGAGCTGGCTGCTGACGGCGGGCGGACTGGTGCTGCTGCCGATGACGTTCTCCATCGAAGGCGCGCCGCCGGCGATCGGCGGGGCGGCGGCGGGCGGCTACCTGTGGCTCGGGTTGATCGGCGGGCTCGGGGCGTACCTGCTGTGGTTCCGGGGCCTGGGCACGCTGCCGGTCACCTCCGCGGCGCTGCTGGGCTTGCTGTCGCCGATCGTGGCGGCGGTACTGGGCTGGCTGGTCCTCGGGCAGGCGTTGCGGCCGCTGCAGTTGCTCGGGTTCGCGCTGGCGCTGGCGGCGATCGTTGGCGGGCAATTGGCCGGGAGGATCCGGCGGCGCGCGTGA
- a CDS encoding LysR family transcriptional regulator: MELRQMRYVVAVAEHGSFTRAAESCFVVQSALSHQIARLEKELGVQLFHRTSRQVRLSPAGTAFLPVARQCLDAADRAAAEAAAAEGEIRGPLTLGVIPTVAAVDVPEVLRLFRTRHPQVQIRLTGGTSGSFVRQVADGALDLAFLGLPEGFELTGVAHRLLAEDQHRAVLAAGHPLAARRRLTLEQLADETFIDFPAGSTGRQQADQAFATAGLIRHVAYETSDILLLSRLLRAGLGVALLAASFADQLPELVKIPVANAPTRTEHVIWSTFGPAPAAAEFLAQIGVAP, encoded by the coding sequence ATGGAGCTCCGGCAGATGCGGTACGTCGTCGCGGTGGCCGAGCACGGCAGCTTCACCCGGGCGGCGGAGAGCTGCTTCGTCGTGCAGTCCGCGCTGAGTCACCAGATCGCGCGGCTGGAGAAGGAACTCGGCGTCCAGCTGTTCCACCGGACCAGCCGCCAGGTGCGGCTCAGCCCGGCCGGCACGGCCTTCCTGCCGGTCGCCCGCCAATGCCTGGACGCCGCCGACCGCGCCGCCGCGGAAGCCGCCGCCGCCGAAGGCGAGATCCGCGGCCCGCTCACCCTCGGCGTGATCCCGACGGTGGCCGCCGTCGACGTCCCCGAGGTGCTCCGGCTCTTCCGCACCCGCCACCCGCAGGTCCAGATCCGGCTGACCGGCGGCACGAGCGGCTCCTTCGTCCGGCAGGTCGCCGACGGCGCGCTGGACCTGGCTTTCCTCGGCTTGCCCGAAGGCTTCGAACTGACCGGCGTCGCCCACCGTCTGCTCGCCGAAGACCAGCATCGCGCCGTCCTGGCCGCCGGTCACCCGCTTGCCGCCCGACGGCGGCTCACCCTCGAACAACTGGCCGACGAGACGTTCATCGACTTTCCCGCGGGCTCGACCGGACGGCAGCAGGCCGACCAGGCGTTCGCCACGGCGGGACTGATCCGGCACGTCGCGTACGAAACGAGCGACATACTGCTGCTGAGCCGTCTGCTTCGGGCCGGGCTGGGCGTTGCGCTGCTGGCCGCTTCGTTCGCCGATCAGCTGCCGGAGCTGGTGAAAATCCCGGTCGCGAACGCCCCGACCCGCACCGAACACGTCATCTGGAGCACCTTCGGCCCGGCCCCGGCAGCTGCGGAATTCCTAGCCCAGATCGGGGTCGCCCCCTAG
- a CDS encoding SsgA family sporulation/cell division regulator, producing the protein MRNDHVTLRSTAVFDLLAPRTPAVPVKVELRYDTRDPYAVVAAFRTGRAGWVEWVYARDLLADGLLADAGDGDVRIRPSVEDPESVLIELNSPSGHAMFEASAQELADFLDRTYDVVLPGNEHLWVDVDDALTHLIPNDRA; encoded by the coding sequence ATGCGCAACGATCACGTGACGCTCCGCTCGACGGCGGTCTTCGACCTGCTGGCGCCGCGGACCCCGGCGGTTCCGGTCAAGGTGGAGCTGCGCTACGACACCCGCGACCCGTACGCCGTCGTCGCCGCCTTCCGCACCGGCCGCGCTGGCTGGGTCGAATGGGTTTACGCGCGCGACCTGCTCGCCGACGGCCTGCTGGCCGACGCCGGCGACGGGGACGTTCGCATCCGGCCGTCGGTGGAAGACCCCGAGTCGGTCCTGATCGAGCTGAACTCGCCGTCCGGGCACGCCATGTTCGAGGCGTCCGCGCAGGAGCTCGCGGACTTCCTGGACCGCACCTATGACGTCGTGCTGCCCGGCAACGAGCACCTGTGGGTCGACGTCGACGACGCGCTCACTCACCTCATCCCGAACGATCGGGCCTGA
- a CDS encoding NB-ARC domain-containing protein, whose product MVLGGGEPELPTGSAFGDVLRFYRIRRRMTQEELADRTGISLRAISYLESGRTRKPQRRTVELLVAGLGLAADEARGLGETVVQVRRISTSERSPGQADPLGAGAFCRLPPILHPLVGRDLEYRALGQFAQDAKASRRVPMAVIHGPPGVGKTALALEAGHALAERFSGGCLYVNLRGTSSQPLCPSRVVYRLLRAFGVDERAVPAAEDERVALYQSLLADQEVLVILDDASDEAQVRPLFAASSGSAIVVTSQSTMSGLSVRHRIPLSTLDQGSGLELLASVVGSGRVAAELDAARRVVDHCGGFPLALVIAGNRLASRPNWGISHLADQLKDERRRLSLLAAGDLQVRAAFEVSYRQLGVLTARIFRLLALTLGPDASAEVLAVLAGQSRETCEASLEELVDSSLLKIGCEAGRYRCDTLLRIFARERLEQDERPEDITAAAKRLREWSLAVVQKAAQVIDSGKAGAALAAPGPDPVHDRVSAMRWLDHEAETWFFALRNAALHHEHRLVLAVTRSIFWYSVRWGTGRLWAAVYTMGVNAARALEDAEATVEQLNLLAWTQHQLCGRVAEAQVTNDLATAAAAEAEDVVGEAWAWYGRASIERCSTSARSALHLARHSVALFSRAGDADGHHLALSLLGSLLQTLGDFEEAVEVNRVAAAYFRSAADRPGNDRLLPTVLFRLAESMAAAGQPGPAQEILEEADDELRSMPGVGRAPEVRIDVLVALAQLADQRGERAKARECRLRALAECERYGVRAIQATAERLEAELSREVSQE is encoded by the coding sequence CTGGTTCTGGGAGGGGGAGAGCCGGAGCTGCCGACCGGTTCCGCTTTCGGTGATGTTCTGCGGTTCTACCGGATTCGCCGCCGCATGACCCAGGAAGAGCTGGCCGACCGCACGGGAATCAGCCTTCGCGCGATCAGCTACCTGGAGAGCGGCCGTACGCGCAAGCCGCAGCGGCGTACCGTCGAACTCCTCGTCGCGGGGCTCGGTCTGGCCGCGGACGAGGCTCGGGGGCTCGGCGAGACAGTGGTACAGGTTCGGCGAATCTCCACCTCCGAGCGCTCGCCGGGGCAAGCCGACCCGTTGGGCGCAGGCGCCTTCTGCAGGCTGCCGCCGATATTGCATCCCCTGGTCGGCCGGGACCTGGAGTATCGGGCTCTGGGACAGTTCGCGCAGGACGCGAAGGCTTCGCGCCGAGTGCCGATGGCGGTGATCCACGGACCGCCCGGAGTGGGCAAAACCGCGCTGGCCCTGGAAGCGGGGCATGCCCTTGCCGAACGATTCTCCGGAGGGTGCCTGTATGTGAATCTTCGCGGCACGAGTTCCCAGCCGCTGTGCCCGTCTCGGGTGGTCTACCGGTTGCTTCGCGCGTTCGGGGTGGACGAGCGCGCAGTCCCCGCAGCGGAGGACGAGCGGGTCGCGCTGTATCAGTCGTTGCTCGCCGATCAAGAGGTGTTGGTGATCCTGGACGACGCATCTGACGAAGCACAGGTACGCCCGCTGTTCGCCGCCAGTTCCGGCTCGGCGATAGTGGTGACCAGCCAGAGCACCATGAGCGGTCTCAGCGTGCGGCACCGGATACCGCTGTCCACCCTCGATCAGGGCAGCGGCCTGGAATTGCTTGCGTCAGTCGTCGGTTCTGGTCGCGTCGCCGCGGAGCTGGATGCTGCGCGGCGGGTGGTCGATCACTGTGGTGGCTTTCCGTTGGCCTTGGTCATCGCAGGCAACCGTCTGGCGAGCCGGCCGAATTGGGGCATCTCTCATCTTGCTGATCAGCTGAAGGACGAGCGGAGGAGGCTGTCGCTGCTGGCGGCGGGGGATCTTCAGGTCAGGGCGGCGTTCGAAGTTTCCTACCGCCAGCTCGGAGTTCTTACGGCGAGGATTTTCCGCTTGCTGGCGTTGACTCTCGGGCCGGACGCGTCGGCGGAAGTGCTCGCGGTGCTCGCGGGGCAGTCGCGCGAGACGTGCGAAGCGAGTTTGGAAGAGCTGGTCGATTCCAGCCTGCTCAAGATCGGCTGCGAGGCGGGTCGCTACCGCTGCGACACACTACTGCGTATTTTCGCGAGGGAGCGGCTGGAACAGGACGAGCGGCCCGAGGACATCACGGCCGCGGCCAAACGGCTGAGGGAGTGGTCGCTCGCCGTCGTGCAGAAGGCTGCCCAGGTGATCGATTCGGGCAAGGCCGGTGCGGCGCTGGCCGCACCCGGACCGGACCCGGTGCACGACCGGGTGTCGGCGATGCGATGGCTTGATCATGAGGCGGAGACATGGTTCTTCGCACTGCGGAATGCTGCGTTGCACCACGAACATCGGTTGGTTCTCGCCGTGACCAGGTCCATCTTCTGGTACTCGGTCCGGTGGGGCACCGGAAGGCTGTGGGCTGCGGTCTACACCATGGGCGTCAACGCGGCCCGGGCGCTGGAAGATGCCGAAGCCACCGTCGAGCAGTTGAACCTTCTCGCCTGGACTCAGCACCAGTTGTGCGGCCGCGTCGCCGAGGCGCAAGTGACGAACGATCTCGCGACCGCGGCCGCGGCGGAAGCCGAGGACGTGGTGGGTGAGGCATGGGCGTGGTACGGGCGGGCGAGCATCGAACGTTGCTCGACCTCCGCCCGGTCCGCGCTGCATCTCGCCCGGCACTCCGTTGCCCTGTTCTCACGAGCTGGCGACGCGGACGGACACCACCTGGCGTTGTCGTTGCTGGGCTCGCTGCTTCAGACGCTCGGCGATTTCGAGGAGGCTGTCGAAGTGAACCGGGTGGCGGCGGCATACTTCCGGAGCGCGGCCGACCGCCCGGGCAACGACCGGTTGCTGCCGACGGTGCTGTTCCGGCTAGCGGAGAGCATGGCAGCCGCGGGACAGCCGGGTCCCGCCCAAGAAATACTGGAAGAGGCGGACGACGAGCTGCGGTCGATGCCCGGCGTCGGCCGTGCACCAGAGGTCCGGATCGACGTGCTGGTGGCACTCGCCCAGCTGGCAGACCAGCGGGGCGAACGGGCCAAGGCCCGCGAATGCCGGCTGCGGGCGCTGGCCGAATGCGAACGTTACGGCGTCCGCGCAATCCAGGCCACGGCGGAGCGACTGGAAGCAGAACTCTCCCGCGAAGTGTCGCAGGAGTAA